ATCGGCGAGCGAAATTCTCTCCGCCTGCCTGCAAGACCATGGCCGAGCGATCATCATGGGCAGCCGCAGCTATGGCAAGGGGAGCGTGCAGAACATTCAATCGTTCTCACCGACTCAGGCCAAGATCAAGCTGACAACGGCAACCTTCTGGCGACCCAGTGACAAGAATCTGAACAAGCCCTCCACCAAGGGCAAGGAAGAAGAAGACTGGGGCGTTCGTCCGGATAAGAAGTACGAGCTGATCCTGCCGCCGGAAGAAGGTGCCTTGCTGGACAAAGAACTGCAAGAACGCGAGATTATTCCGGCCAAGAACAAGAAGGCGGCCCCCAAGACCGAGAAGCCGTTCCAAGACCGTCAATTGGACATGGCCATCGAATATCTTCGCGGCCAAGTGAAGCTCAGTTCCAAGTAAGCGCGAAATAATCGACGGTCTAGTTCGATTATTCGAACGAAACCGCAAACCCCACAGGACCCTACCGATTTTCCTCGGTGGGGTCTTGTGCTTTCTCGATACCAATTTGCACTCATCCGAAATTGGCGCATGATTGCGTTAACTTCGACGCAAGTTGATCGCTCGCCGACTCGACGTCACGCGATCCGTCGAGAAACCCCAACCCTTTCGATTGACATCCATCGGATGCGGGGAAGCCTGGTATGATCCGTTCGCGTTTACTCGCTCATCTCGCCTTCGGTGGCGTGATACTCACCGTGACTGGGTGCTGCTCAGACCGTCCGGGTCTGTTCTCCCGGCTCCGCAACAAGGACTGCTGCGAAGAGACCGTTGTGATGGAAACGGTCGAAGGCCCGTATCTGATGGCTCCTGGAATGACGGTGTCCCAGCCGATGGTGCTGGAACCGGCGCCGTTGAATCCGCAAGGGGGATCGCCTTCGATTCAGGAAATTCCCATCAATCCGCCGTCTGCTCCCTTGGGGCCACCCAATCGGATTCCGCCACAACCCGGTGTGCAGGAACAACCGCCTGCCCGCCCCATGCCGGCTGACCCCAGCATGACTCAATTGAACCTCAACAAGACCGTCACCCAACCGAAGCTGGCCCCACCCTCACAATAACTGGCTTCGAGTGGTTTCCCCAAACGCAGACACGACGGCTTCGGGTTCCCCCCCGATCGCCGTCGTGTCTGTGTTGTTGCAGCCATCAACCGTCAACGATCACGACTTACCGAGCAGGATTCAGCACAGGCGTCGGATACGTCGTGCGTTGGGTATAATTCGGTTGCACTTGCACACCCGGATACCCCACTGGGGCAATCGTGTTCGGCGTGGCATAGGCCGAATTCGCCGAGTTCACCGGTGCATAGGCAGATCGCTGAGCCACGGGCAACGGCGCGGGAATCGTCATTCCAGGCAGCGGATTCGCCGGTGCAAATCGGGCTTGCGGCAGCGGTTGCGCCATGGGAGCCGGAGCGGGTTGCGCCATCGGCGCGGGCATCGCTTGCGGATAGCTGCCGGGCAGACTGATCATCGGTGCCCCGACCGGACCACATCCCGGAGCCGCGCAACCCACCGTCCCACAAGGAGTTCCGCACGGCGTGCCGCAAGTCGTGCAGGCACCACCACGCAGCCCCTTGGTGCGGCAGATCGAACAATCCGCATATCCGGTCAACGGAGCTTGCGACGCTCGAGCATGGATATATTCCCAGGGTTCCGGCTGACGGCTGGTCGGCGTCATCGGATAGCGACAAGTCTTCGACGGGCGATAGAATAGCCAATCTTTCAGCTTTTCCAGACAGCCTTTTTCACAGCCCGTGGTCGCACATCCGGTGTTGCAGGTCGGCCCACAGGCACCGTAAGCAGTCGGCGCGGCATAGGAGTGAGCATAGTTCGGCACCGGAGCGACCATTGGAGCGGGGGCGAAGTTCGGAGCGCAGTTCGTGCAACCCGCCTGTTGAAACGTCGGCACGCGAGCCGGCGGCTGGGTGTAGACGAATCCCGCCGTGGCCGTGGGATATTGCCCCACCGTGTTCGGCACCATTCCTGGCGGAACTGTTGCCGCTGCCGGAATCCGCGTTCCCGGCAGATACCCCGCTGGGGCGACCGGATGATTCGAAACCGGCGGATAATCCGCCTTCACCGGATTGATCAGCCCCACCAAGCTCGCCACACTCGCCAAACCTGCCAGCAACATGCGTCGGTTCATGATCCGCTCTCCCCCTGCGGTCGCCGATGGCTCACCGTTCCCTCCCGGTTTCGCCCTCGGTAAATTCCTCAGATCCTGTATCGACGGTGCAACAGGATCTTCCGCAGGTTACGCAGATCAATCACTCCAGGATCAATCGCCTCCGCAAGAACAATCGGTACAGAACCCCTATTCTACCGGGACGATGCCCGATGCGGAGACCGAATCACCGCGCTGCACGGGCCGTTTCGCTCGCAGCAGCGACACGCATGGCAACGCCCGATCTTGTTGTGCCACCAGAATTTGCGCCGATGATCGCCCGCGAAACAACGCCACCTCCGCGGCCGATCGCGCCAACGGAGCGGTATTGCACTCGCCGCTGAGGTGCAGCAAAATCAAATGCTTCAGCAGCACATCCCGCGAGTGGGCAACCACCTCTTGGACCAGTTCGCTCGCCTGCCGATTGGAGAGATGCCCTTCATTCCCCAGCACGCGATCGATCAAATACCGTGGCCGAGAACTGCGTCGCTCCATCGCCTCATCGTGATTGAATTCCACCGCCAACAGATCGACATTGGCCATCGCTTGCAATTGCGACTGATCCCACGTCCCAAGATCCGAGGCATATGCCATCGACCAGAGCGGCCCGAACAACGCCTGTTCCTCGAAGCGAAAGCCGAACGTCGGGCGGGCATCATGCGACACCCAAAACGGCGTGGCCGAGATGCGATCCGTCACCCGGAATGGCTCGTTGGGCAAGAAAAAATGCACAAGCCCCAACGCTTTCATGCGTTCCAGTTCGGTCCAGGCATAGCCCATGCTCAAAAAGTGATCGGCATGACAGAACAATGGAATCCGATGCTGCAACAACCAATCCAGCGAGCGCGGCTTCCAGTGATCGCCATGGGTGTGGGTCAGCACCGCCGCGCGGATCGAGCGGACATCCGCTCCAATGGTGGCAAGCCGACTTTGCAGCGTGCGCGGGCTGAGTCCCACATCGATCAGAACACTCTGCCCACCCGATTGCAGGAATCCGACATTGCCTCGGGAGCCGCTGGCCAATTGGCTGAATTGAATCGACACAACGCCTCCCTTCGCAATTTCGGCAGAATCCGCGATCCCATCGCTTATACCGAGAATGCCGCTTCCCGGAAACCTCCGTTGCCCGGCGATGCATCGGATTCGCTTGCTTGTCGGGCGGCAGCACGAATGCTATGCTTATGGGTACGTCCCACCGCAACCTTCCAAGTCGAGAGGCGTGTTCGATGGCCGACAAAAAAACCATTCTGATCGTGGACGACGACCACGAATTAATCGATGGCCTGCGGGCACTGTTGGAACGCCAAGGGTTCCACATCATCCAAGCCTCAGATGGGCATCAAGGCAAGCAAATGATCTATCATCACAAGCCAGACTTGGTGATTTTGGACATGATGATGCCGCGGATGGGTGGTTATCCGGTGCTGGAGCATTTCCGCGACAAAGGCGGCGCCCCACCAATTATCATGATTACCGCCAATGAAGGCAGCCGGCACAAAGCCTATGCCGAATATCTGGGCGTCGTCGATTACATCCGCAAGCCCTTCCCCATGGAACGGTTACTGGATGCCGTCAATCGCGCGTTCAACCCACCTTCGGAAGAAGAAAAGACAGTCTGACTCAAACCATACAACCCGAGTCAGACCGACTCGGGTTGTTCCGGATTGGATTCCGCCGTTGCCACACATTTCAGATCACGGTCGCAACCTTCCCCGACCATCGTAAACACCCGAGTCGGTTCCAAGGTCTCGCCTGGAGCCAATCGGCATTGGGCACGTCGCTCTTGTGCCGCTTGGAACAATTGGCTCACACAGCGGGGACAACTCAAGGCATAGGTTTTGAGTTCGGCGGTGACACCGTCGCTCCACCGCGCAGCGATTTTGAAGGAAGCGAGTTCGCCACACCCCACCGCATAACAACGAACCGGATACGGGGGCATCGGCATCGCAACCACTCCCAAAGAACAACCATCGCACGCCGGTCAATCCGACGGATACGGAATCTCCTGGCCATTGATGAACGCCAACGCATTCACCGCCGCCTTCACTTCCGCCTCTTTCTTATTCCGTCCCCACGCGGCCGGGTAGCATTTGCGGTTCATTTCCGCCGCAACCTTAAAACACTTGTTGTGATCCGGCCCCTGTTCATCCAACAGCAGATAGCGTGGCGTCGTCCCAAACTGTTTCTGGCCAAGCTGTTGCAGCATCGACTTCGCATTCGCCCCGTTCAGATTGGCGACGACCCGATCGATTTCCGGCCCGATGAACTGCAACAAAAATGTCCGCGCAACATCCAACCCGGCATCCAAATAAATCGCGGCCACCAACGACTCAAAAACATCCGCAAGCATATTTTCAGGAACATCATTGCGAAGCTGCATCCCCTTGCCGACAATCAGGAATGACCCCAGCCCAAGTTGCTCGCTGAATCGGGCACACGCCGCGCGGCTCACCACCGCCGACTTGACATCGGTCATTTCGCCTTCTTGAAAGTCCGGGAATCGAAGAAAGACCTGCTCGCAGGTGATCAGCCCCAACACCGAGTCGCCCAAAAATTCCAAGCGTTCGTTGGAACATTGCCGACTGTTCGCACCCGAGGAATGCGTCAGCGCATACAGAAGCAATTGCGGCCGTTGGAAAGTGTAGCCAATCCGCTGCTGACACTCCGCCAAGACATCGCGTTCGGGTTGGTTGGTGACAGGTTTCGATGGCATAAAACAACCTGTACAAAAGATGGCGATTTTTCTAAGTTATCACGCCCCATTCGGATTGTCAACTTGCGAACAGACACGGATTGCATTCTCATAATCATCCGGTGTGTTGATATTTCGCAGACACAACAAATCGGGATCGACTTGCTGAATTTCCGCCGCCGAAACCCATTCCGTCGATCCACAATCCGCCAAGCGTCGCGGCCGCCGTTCCCCCGCTTCAAATTGACGCAACATCTCTGGCAAAAACGACATCGCGTAAAGTGCTGTCAACGGATACCGCTGCCCATCGACCACCGGCATCCGCACCATCGCCCCCTGCCACCCATCAATCAGTTTTGATATAACGGCAGGCGAAAGAAACGGCTGATCGCATCCACACACCAACACCGCATCCACCATCGGTTGTAACGCAATCATCGCCGTCAGAATTCCGCCCAATGGACCCTCGCCCGGCCAGCGATCCACCTCCCAAAACACCCCCAAATGACCCGATAATCGTCCGGAGATCACCGAATGCCACGGTTGCCCGGCCGCGCTGACCACCACAATCGGCGAACACCCAGACGACAATTGTCGAATCACGCGAGCCAGCATCGGCTCCCCAGCAATTTCGAGCATCGCCTTGGGCCGCCCCATCCGCCGCGATTCGCCCCCCGCCAGCACCACTCCCGCAATCCGACGCATGCGCCACTCCCCCAAGCCGATCCGCAATCGTGCCCTGCTCCACGATAAATCCACCGATTCCGAATTGCGCTCTTGATTTTCATCCCCCCGCAACGAATAACAAGTTGGTGACTCCAAACGGGGGCGACCTGGTATCGACCGGGTATCGGAAGTGACTGGTTGCGTGTCGTGGTTGATCAGTTGGCCACGTAAAAAACTGATCAAACGATAACTGCTGAACCGCAGTTCTCTTTGGCTGCGTAATTAAATCGTAGCCCGATGTCTGGGGGATTCGCCTGAGATGCCCCAGCGTCGACGCCAAATCAGGCTCGCGATCGCAAGAGGGTTGGGGCAACTCAACTCGCCTCGAGGGCTGCGATTGCTAAAAAACCTGCTCGATAGTAAGTCCGCGACCCTGCCGATCGGGGCAACGACAAGCGAACGTTAAATGATTCGGCTACACACGTAGACGTCGGCACGGAAGTGCCACGGGACGCGGGTTCGATTCCCGCCGCCTCCATTTTGGCCTTTTCCTGATGGCTCCCTGTGAGCGGCATTCGGTTCCCTAAAGTGGCTATAAACCAGCACTTAGGGTTCAAAATGTCCATCACAGGGAGCCATTCGCATTCATACGCTACGCCTGTTTTTGCGTCGGGTTTGCGCCGCTTTTTGCGCCGCCTTGCCCGTCTCTGATCTGATCCCAATTCGCCGCCGTATCGAAAGCCACATCAGTCGGATCAACATAGTGTCGCAATGCGATCGACGGCGTGTTACCTAGCCATTTGGTCACTACCGCCAATGGAAATTTTCCGGCCAGATCAGACTCACATGAAGATCTGAGCGAGTGCCAAAGTCTTGGCCAAGGTTCAACTCCCGCGCGGCGGAGCACCTTTCCGAGGGTCGAACGAAGATTGGCATTCCGCCAACCATGCGGTCCCATGGCCCGCTTGCGATACATTTCCGGAATCACGAAGATCGTTCCCGGCTCGGCAGCCTCAAACGCTGCTTCGAGATATGGTCGGATTGATGGGAACAATGGAATGATCCGATGCGGCTTCCCTTGTCGGGAAGTCTTTGGGCTTGGCACCGCGATCCGGTTGCGCTCCCAATCGACATCGGCCCAGGTCAAGCTGAACGGTTCCGACGGAGTCCGCAGACCGCCAAATCGGGCCAGCGCAACCAGCAGTCTCCACCAAACGTTCGGGCAATGGTCAATCACTCGGATCACATCCGCTGTCGGCACGTATGCTCGCCGCTCCGAAACATTGCCGGTGCGATGCCGAACATGTTTCCACGCGTTCGCTTGGATGATGCCTTTACGAACCGCATCATCAAAAAATTGTCGTGCGTGGGTCAGCCGTTTGTGGATAGTTGAAGCGCGGAGATTGCGTTCCATCAGCGATTGGCGAAATCGCTCACCATCCTCGGCAGTCATCGATTGGAGCGATCGACCGGGAAACATAATCGTCAAATCACGAATCACCTGTCCCCAAGCGATCAGCGATTGTTTGGCGTATCCACTGGTTTTCCGGTCATCCAACCAATCTTGCAAATACCCCACGAAGTCATTCGTTTTTTCCAACCCAATCAGTCCAACCGCCGCGAGTTTCTCGCGCAATTGATCGCCCAGCGACTCAATCCAGATCGCCGTTTCGCGGGGCATGGGTTGGCCGCTGATCTTCGCTCCGAGGATTGCTTCCACCTGCCGGCAGATCGAATCCGCATCTTTCCGACTCATCTTCCCCAAGCGGATGGTTCGCCGGTGATCATCAATTCCCTTGAATTGGATGCGCCGCCGTCCGTTGGGGTCGTTAATCACACTTGCCACGGTGTGTTCTCCTAGTGACCGTCCCGGGGTCATCAGCAGGCTATCCAATCGACATAGGTGACACAATTCCAACTGGTCAAAATTCCAGATTTTCGACGAATTTATCTGGACACATTATCATTGTGAATTTATGTTTATATACGCACCATTACCTGTAGTTTGAATCCCTTGCGCTCCCTGCAATTACCTCCGGTGGAATCCCAAGCGAGGCGATTGCGTTCCGTTGAAGCGACACCGTTGCGATCTTGGTGAGGCACTGTCCGTGGAACAGTTTCTGACCGCCGCCCGAGTTGCGCGAACGCTTGCGATTGCAGCAAGCGAGCTGGAATCGTTTCTGCTGGAGCACAATGGCCCCAAACCGATCCAATTGGGGAATCGCGGTTTGCGTTGGCGGCGGTCAGAAATCGAGTTGTGGATTGAGCAGCTGATTGACCACCCGCGCCCAGTCATTCGCCAACCTGAATCGGTTGCTGAAACCGCTCCGCCGGTGCAATCTGCTGAGCCACTGCCCGCCGCTGCAACAACGTCTGCTTTACCAGCGCGGGAACTGTTGCCCACATTGGCGCAAGAAATTCTCCAGGTATTGCAGGAAGCAAATGATTGGTTGCACGCAGCCGAGATTGCCTACCGAATTTCATCAGATGTGAGCTGCAGTGCTGGCAATTGGAACCGCATGATCCGCCGCCTGAAGACTGAGCATTGGATCATCTCCCACCCCAAACTTGGCTATCGGATCCGATCCAGAAGCTGATCGCATCGATTCACTTCCCAACGTGTCAATGCCCGTTGGTTGCCCATGTTCGTTTTTAGGCGGCAGGCGGGCCGATCTTCTGCTCGGATCGGTCCGTAAGCGGGTAAGCCATCATTTCACAACACAAACGCGAATGATCACCTCAAAAAGATCAACCAAATTGTACAGGATGCCTCCAATGGGCAGGCACCCATTGGGCAACGATGGGGCAATCAAAGGGCAACGAAAGGGCACCCATGAGGCAAGGTCAAGGCAACGATCGGGCAAATCATGAGGCAATCAAGAGGCGATGAGAAAACTCAACTCATTGCATAGACTGGCGATGTCGAGGTGAAATCGAGCTGTGGAATCATGAAGCAGATATGAGGTCACTGGATGATGCGATTCCCCAACCAGTGACGCTCCTCGTGACTACCGGAGAATTCCCCATGGTTTTAAGCAGAACAGTTATTCGCTTTTCAGCTCATTCAAAATTGATTGGGCCTCAGTCTGAACAGGAAGCGAATAAAGTGGACCGGAGTAGATTTTTAGTGTCTCAGTCACCCATTTGGATTTTGGAAGGAGTTCAAGGTTCAGTCGCAAATGCTGAAGCAACAAACGGGAATGCTCTTGATGGCTCTTAATCCACTTCGGATTCGTCGCGTATTGCGAGAGACATTTTGCAACAACGGGCACGTGAATTTCTGGGTTTGGAAGATCGCCGAGACGCTGACTGGCTTTGATTGATTCCTCGGGTGTGTATCGATCACACGCCGCAAGACGGAGGACAAAATGAATCCGAGGCAGAACCTTTTGAAGTGTCACGTCTGCAGGGCTGTTGTTCGGGGGGACGTTTGCAAGCCAGGTAGCATAGAGTTCACGATGGTATTTCAATCCGCCTTTTTCCCCAAGATCGCGGACCTTCGATGCCGCCGCTTCGAATTCAACTTCTGGCGCATCGACTCTCAACGCCTTCGCGATCTCGTCTTCCGTCATCTCCAGGGGAGATTCCTTCATCGGCTCTTTGGTTGCCGATGGAATGCGTGCCACTGGGGTCAATGTTTGTTTTCGCCGTTTGGTGACATCCTCAATGGCAGTCTGTTTTTCCAACTTAGAAAATTCGTCCCGCAAAGACTTCAACAAAGTGAACGCGCGGGAGCGTTTTGCCGCGGTGGTTTTTGGGGATCGAGCCAACTGGGCCAAACAAATAATCGCATGACGGCGGCAATCAAGTGGAAAGATTGTTTTCGCTTTGTCCGCACTTGGTTGCGCGATCCGGAACAACAAGTCTGGATTAATGACCAATGCAAAGTGTTCGTCCATAAGAGCCGTGATGAGTTCCAGCATCACCAGCAATCGTTCTTCGCCTGATGGGGCAAGCGAACGCGTTTCAGTGGTGGCGATTCGTGCAAACTCAAGCATGAGATCTTCTGAATAAAGTGAGACATCCTGCGGCTGTTTCACGAGTTTCGCAGCACAATTTCGACGGGTTTCCAAGCTGTCTTTTCCCGGAACGCGATTCGAGACAACCTCCTGATAAAACGGATGCAGATCTGGAAGAATTTTTGAAAGTGCATCTGATGCGGCTGAACCAATCCCTTTGGCTCTCATCATCCCGTAGAGGGTTGGAGCAAACTGGACTGCAGCAGGCCCTTTGTCCCCGAGTTGTTGAATGGCTTTGATCTTGGAGAGGGCATTACCGTTTTTGAGAGCGTCTCGAATTGCATCAAAATCATCCGCTTTGCAGATAAGCGGAATAGCAAAAATGAGTAACAGCCCAAATATCAGACGATTCCAACCAAGCATAAAGTGGCTCCTGAAAGAATTGGAACCACTGCAAAGTACAACGGAGGTGCAGGTGAATCAATCAGAACTAGTTTGTTGTTTGTCAGGTGGGGGAGGCCAACAACCAGCTTTTTTCAAAAACTCTCGAATTGCAGCTCGCAAGACATCGCTTTCTCGCGGTCGAACATCAGCACGATCGAGATATTGCGCCAAAGCAGCTTCAAGATCAGCAGTTAGGGTAACAGTGATGCGTTTGTGCGCGTAGTGGCCAGCACCACGGGGGCGTTCGTCGGGAGTTTCAGGATTAGCCGGATTCTTCTCCATCAGGGCGATCATACTTCCGCTCCTCTCTGGAACCAAGGCCCGCAACGACATCACGAGTAACAACTTAGCACATTTATCTTCTACTGTGAATAGTTCATCTATTTTATTTCAGTTGACAGTAGATGCTACTGTGGCTATTCTTCGTCACTATTGATCCTGTGACATCAATAGCGAATTGAACCCATCCGAGTTCGAGGTATCGGGAAATGAGCATGGAAATCCTGAAGGCCAAAGAACCAGAGTTGCCGGTGATCGCTCTGCGAGTCGATCAGGCGGCGAAGTCGCTCGGGGTCAGCGACAAGACCATCTACCGAATGATCAAGGCCGGGCTACCCCATCTGCGATTTGGCGGATGTCTGCTGATCCCGGTGGATGGAGCGCGGGCATGGATCGCCGAGCAATCCAAATCGGAGGTGGCAACGGATGAATAAGCCGATCGTGATGGATCCACTGCCATCCTGGTCAAGGCCGGCATTGCTGGGGCCGCAATTGAAATTCGCGGTGACCGCTGGGCGTGTCTCGTGCGCTGAATTTGGCAGTCATTTCGCGGCCATCGAATGGATGGCCTGGTACGTGCAACAGCAGTTGCACGGGACCACGTCAAATCTCGACATCATCCAGCGGATGAAAACCGAGATCGAGGCGGCAGCATCGACCGACGATCCAACCCAACTGCTGGATCGCATCGCCGAATTGCAGGTTCTCCTGTGGGAACTCAATCGGCGAGCGGGGAATGGGCCTGTGGAGCTGCTGATTGCGGCCCATGGCAAGGTATCCGAAAGTCTGAAAGGAATTCAGGGATGAGCAGAATAACGGCCGAATACGAACGCGAATTGCGAAAGACCGAGGCTGCTACAAGGTTAGCGGCAAAGGGTCGGGAAATGCTCCAGCAACGCGAATACGAGCGTGAATTGCAACGCTCACGCATCGAAGAACGTAGGGCGTTGGATCGCCGTCACGAATGGCAATTTCTCTGGGCAGCGATGGATGAGCAACTCGGTGCGTTGAATCCGTGGGCATTAGATACGGTTCCGCCAGAATTCAAATCGAATCCCCATTGGACATTTGATTTGCGGCCATTTGGCAATGCGTCAATGCGAGTCACTTTTCACTGCCCAAGAACAACGGGGCTGTGGGTACTCGCCCAGATCGGCTATCCGGAGACGGTGCAGCAATCCGGTGAGACACTGCAATTCCTTGATTGGAAAGTGCTCGAAGGCAATGAGCTTCCCATCGTCCTGGCCATTCTGCAGGAGATGGAAAAACGAATCGCAGAAAACGAATTCGGGAACACGAGCGATCATGCGTAAGGGGGAATGCCCCGCATGAACCCGGTTCCGTCCGGTGGGGGTGGTCCCCGCCGGAAGGGTACACGTTGGAAACACCCTGGCCCGCCGGTCGGCGCGGTGCCGACAGTCGATCCGTTCCGGGGTCACACGACGGGCCAGGGTTGCGCCTTCAATTCGACCTGATTTCCACTGACTCTAACGACTCCCGAGGAACCTTGCCATGGCCAAGGCACACTACCGGTGCGCAAAAACTGGTGCACTCTTGCTGCCTGAATTACCCCCAGCGGATGTCGGGCCGACCCAGTCCATTCCTGGTTCCGAGGAACGGCAAGCCGTCTATGCGGCACGATTCGCTGCCGGGCTTCCGATGTTCGATCCCCTTGATTTCAAGGACAACGAGGACTTTCGCCCCATCGAATTGTTCAGCAAACGTAGCGCGTGAATTGCATCCCGATCCTGACATGATCCCGAAAAGGAAATTCCCATGATGACTGTGCTTGTTCCCGGTGAAGCCCTTCTCATTGGTGATGTACTGGTAACGCTGGTGGGTGGCACTCCCAGCCGAGCGATGGTGCGGATTACCAAGCCCAGCGCAACCCATGTTCAATTGCTCGATGACCACGAAGCAGAAGAAACCATGCACGCGCTGCGGGGAATCGATTCGATCGATCTTTGCCCGCCGGAAGAACCGGAGTCATTGCATGCCTGATGCGCTGTTGCGGGCTCCGATCGCCGCCCCGCACTCCGATCTGCCCCGCTCGCTGCTGGTGGTGATTCACCCCAGCGGCGCGGGCGGGCCGGTGATCGAGCTGCATCATCTGTGCGAGATTGCCGGCGTGCCGTGGGTGGTGCTGTCTCGGATGAGCGGAGATGTCTTTCGCCCGGCAGCGCAGCGGCTGCGGGCACTGGAACAACTACCGACGGGCGACCGCTCGGCGCATCGTCTGGAATCGGGCTGGTTGGTCGGTCGAGGCGAATTGTCTCCCGCATGGATCGGCCCGGATTGGGGGTTGCTCAACGACCTGGCGCGGGCCGGGTAACGAGGTACGCATGAGCGAAGCATTGTTGGTGTGCATCATGGATGCGTTGGCCAAGCCATTCGATCCCAGCGAGATCAAATGGAAGCCAAAGACCATTCGCGGGGACAAAGCCCTGATGCTCCCGTATGTGGATGCACGGGTGGTTATGGATCGGCTGGATGAAGTCATGACCATTGGCGGCTGGCACGATACCTACAAGGAATTAACCAGCGAAGCCGGTTCGGTGGAATGCACGCTGTCGCTGTTCATCAATGGGCAATGGATCAGCAAATCCAATGTGGGATCGCTAAGCGAACAACCCGACGATGGGGACAAGCTAAAAGCAGCGTATTCCGATGCCCTGAAGCGGGCCGCGGTGAACTGGGGAATCGGTCGGTATCTCTACCGATGCGCTCCCCAATGGGTGGCATTCGACCCTGCCAAGAAAGTGCCGGTTGGCCATCCGAAATTGGTCATTCCACCGCGAAATCGAAAAGCGTTGTCCGGTGGGGCCATGCTGCCGGATTCACCGATCTGCCAAGAGCAATCGGAGCGGCTCTCGAAGGTGATTCGACAACTCGCCGAGGCGGTGGATGTCAAGCCGGGGGTGATTTGGCGAAAGTTGTTGGCCAAGCTGAATCTGGGGGCGGAAGTCACCATGAGCCAGCTCACCGTGCAGCAGTATCAGCACGCGTGCAAAATCGTGTTGGATGAACTGGTGCTCCTCGAAACACCAACGCACGTCCCAGTCATTGCCCAGGAACGGGGGGATGCCTTCGAGCCTCCCCAAGGCAACGCGGCCCCATTCGCATTGGAACCCCCCGCACGAGGATGATTCGCCATGTCATCGGAATGGATGCCGATTCCGCTCACGCTGGCCAAAGATGTTCGGCTGGATGAGCTTGCGTTTCGCTTGCGGGTGAATCGCTGCTGGGTGTTGGGTGTGCTGATCGACTTGTGGACCACCGCTTACCACCAAGCCGCCGATGGTGTGTTCCCGGTATTTCGCCCGGAGACGCTGGATGCGATCTATGGCATCCACGGTCTGTGCCGCGAGTTGGCCAAATTGGGTTGGGTGGAGATCGATGGCGACTCGCTCAGGCTGCCTCGCTTTCGGGAACA
This DNA window, taken from Tuwongella immobilis, encodes the following:
- a CDS encoding MBL fold metallo-hydrolase yields the protein MSIQFSQLASGSRGNVGFLQSGGQSVLIDVGLSPRTLQSRLATIGADVRSIRAAVLTHTHGDHWKPRSLDWLLQHRIPLFCHADHFLSMGYAWTELERMKALGLVHFFLPNEPFRVTDRISATPFWVSHDARPTFGFRFEEQALFGPLWSMAYASDLGTWDQSQLQAMANVDLLAVEFNHDEAMERRSSRPRYLIDRVLGNEGHLSNRQASELVQEVVAHSRDVLLKHLILLHLSGECNTAPLARSAAEVALFRGRSSAQILVAQQDRALPCVSLLRAKRPVQRGDSVSASGIVPVE
- a CDS encoding response regulator transcription factor, encoding MADKKTILIVDDDHELIDGLRALLERQGFHIIQASDGHQGKQMIYHHKPDLVILDMMMPRMGGYPVLEHFRDKGGAPPIIMITANEGSRHKAYAEYLGVVDYIRKPFPMERLLDAVNRAFNPPSEEEKTV
- the rnc gene encoding ribonuclease III, translated to MPSKPVTNQPERDVLAECQQRIGYTFQRPQLLLYALTHSSGANSRQCSNERLEFLGDSVLGLITCEQVFLRFPDFQEGEMTDVKSAVVSRAACARFSEQLGLGSFLIVGKGMQLRNDVPENMLADVFESLVAAIYLDAGLDVARTFLLQFIGPEIDRVVANLNGANAKSMLQQLGQKQFGTTPRYLLLDEQGPDHNKCFKVAAEMNRKCYPAAWGRNKKEAEVKAAVNALAFINGQEIPYPSD
- the mobA gene encoding molybdenum cofactor guanylyltransferase, with the protein product MRRIAGVVLAGGESRRMGRPKAMLEIAGEPMLARVIRQLSSGCSPIVVVSAAGQPWHSVISGRLSGHLGVFWEVDRWPGEGPLGGILTAMIALQPMVDAVLVCGCDQPFLSPAVISKLIDGWQGAMVRMPVVDGQRYPLTALYAMSFLPEMLRQFEAGERRPRRLADCGSTEWVSAAEIQQVDPDLLCLRNINTPDDYENAIRVCSQVDNPNGA
- a CDS encoding tyrosine-type recombinase/integrase, producing MASVINDPNGRRRIQFKGIDDHRRTIRLGKMSRKDADSICRQVEAILGAKISGQPMPRETAIWIESLGDQLREKLAAVGLIGLEKTNDFVGYLQDWLDDRKTSGYAKQSLIAWGQVIRDLTIMFPGRSLQSMTAEDGERFRQSLMERNLRASTIHKRLTHARQFFDDAVRKGIIQANAWKHVRHRTGNVSERRAYVPTADVIRVIDHCPNVWWRLLVALARFGGLRTPSEPFSLTWADVDWERNRIAVPSPKTSRQGKPHRIIPLFPSIRPYLEAAFEAAEPGTIFVIPEMYRKRAMGPHGWRNANLRSTLGKVLRRAGVEPWPRLWHSLRSSCESDLAGKFPLAVVTKWLGNTPSIALRHYVDPTDVAFDTAANWDQIRDGQGGAKSGANPTQKQA
- a CDS encoding helix-turn-helix transcriptional regulator — translated: MEQFLTAARVARTLAIAASELESFLLEHNGPKPIQLGNRGLRWRRSEIELWIEQLIDHPRPVIRQPESVAETAPPVQSAEPLPAAATTSALPARELLPTLAQEILQVLQEANDWLHAAEIAYRISSDVSCSAGNWNRMIRRLKTEHWIISHPKLGYRIRSRS
- a CDS encoding ribbon-helix-helix domain-containing protein; amino-acid sequence: MIALMEKNPANPETPDERPRGAGHYAHKRITVTLTADLEAALAQYLDRADVRPRESDVLRAAIREFLKKAGCWPPPPDKQQTSSD
- a CDS encoding helix-turn-helix domain-containing protein, giving the protein MSMEILKAKEPELPVIALRVDQAAKSLGVSDKTIYRMIKAGLPHLRFGGCLLIPVDGARAWIAEQSKSEVATDE
- a CDS encoding Rad52/Rad22 family DNA repair protein — its product is MSEALLVCIMDALAKPFDPSEIKWKPKTIRGDKALMLPYVDARVVMDRLDEVMTIGGWHDTYKELTSEAGSVECTLSLFINGQWISKSNVGSLSEQPDDGDKLKAAYSDALKRAAVNWGIGRYLYRCAPQWVAFDPAKKVPVGHPKLVIPPRNRKALSGGAMLPDSPICQEQSERLSKVIRQLAEAVDVKPGVIWRKLLAKLNLGAEVTMSQLTVQQYQHACKIVLDELVLLETPTHVPVIAQERGDAFEPPQGNAAPFALEPPARG